One segment of Manihot esculenta cultivar AM560-2 chromosome 4, M.esculenta_v8, whole genome shotgun sequence DNA contains the following:
- the LOC110612630 gene encoding F-box protein CPR1, which produces MVVDYVPKDLVRDILLRLPGKSFIRFRSVCKSWCALFSDSNFIYKTLLSHSEDLNPNLRVLVKSEKRLDFVFFFLSSDRFAMSTTQEIPYPRDIIDKSSSFIDIVGSCSNGLICLRDESNIILWNPKTSETKMLPQSNLLHPPHTFISLGILEFGFDKRTSDYKVLRIFCYLNPPDQSIDYIVEIYSLRDDSWRKIDFCLNDWQLLCHKHDTVYYYYSRGHTGADGVFHWWARDINRNYAIVSFDLSNEVIKTTALPEGIGYSCCRTLFSLNDYVAFSHCNDGNQVELWVLLEYGVKESWTKLYTIPCPQNLCQPVGFSSNGELFFSTWTGQLIVWNPVTKAIVHVKVDGVPQISKRSVTWSPMFLFH; this is translated from the coding sequence ATGGTTGTCGATTATGTGCCTAAAGATTTGGTACGCGACATCTTATTAAGATTACCCGGCAAAAGTTTCATCAGATTCAGGAGTGTTTGCAAATCATGGTGTGCTCTCTTTTCTGattctaattttatatataaaacccTACTCTCTCATTCTGAAGATTTGAATCCCAATCTCCGTGTCCTTGTCAAATCTGAGAAACGTTTGGATTTTGTTTTCTTCTTCCTATCATCTGATAGATTTGCCATGTCTACAACTCAGGAGATCCCATACCCAAGAGATATAATTGATAAATCTTCTTCATTCATTGACATCGTGGGTTCTTGTAGTAATGGCTTAATTTGTCTTCGCGATGAAAGTAATATTATTTTGTGGAACCCCAAAACCTCTGAGACTAAGATGCTACCTCAATCCAATCTTCTTCATCCTCCTCATACTTTTATTTCATTGGGAATTTTAGAATTTGGATTTGACAAGAGAACCAGTGACTACAAAGTTCTCAggattttttgttatttaaatcCTCCTGATCAATCCATTGATTACATAGTGGAGATTTATAGCCTCAGGGATGATTCATGGAGAAAAATTGATTTCTGTTTGAACGATTGGCAATTGCTCTGTCATAAACATGATACTGTCTATTATTATTACTCTAGAGGTCATACTGGTGCAGATGGTGTATTTCATTGGTGGGCAAGAGATATTAACAGGAATTATGCAATTGTTTCATTTGACTTGAGCAATGAGGTTATCAAAACGACAGCTCTACCAGAAGGTATTGGATATTCTTGCTGCAGAACATTGTTCTCGTTGAATGATTATGTTGCTTTCTCCCACTGTAACGATGGTAATCAAGTTGAGTTGTGGGTATTGCTTGAATATGGTGTTAAAGAATCTTGGACCAAATTATACACCATACCATGCCCTCAAAATTTGTGTCAGCCAGTAGGATTTTCAAGCAATGGCGAGCTATTTTTTTCAACTTGGACAGGGCAGCTGATTGTTTGGAATCCTGTTACTAAAGCAATTGTCCATGTTAAAGTTGATGGAGTACCGCAGATTTCCAAGCGGTCAGTTACGTGGAGTCCCATGTTCCTCTTCCATTGA